A region of Acidobacteriota bacterium DNA encodes the following proteins:
- a CDS encoding thiolase domain-containing protein — translation MREVAIIGAGLTKFGELWDKSIRDIFVEAALSAIKDAGVDHVDSIIVGNMSGGLFVEQEHIGALMADYLGQNPVPAYRVESACASGGVALMQGLREIASGLSDIVLVGGVEKMTDAEDITFALATAADQEYEVYHGITFPGFYAMIANAHMKRYGTTRKQMAMVAVKNHKNGSLNPYAQFQSEITLDTVLNSTLVADPLRLMDCSPVTDGAAALVLCSGDIARKHKNSSVKIIGSSMTTDTLALHLREDVTSLKSVNLSAKKAYKMAEITPEEVSVAEVHDCFTIAEIVIMEELGFVEKGKGGKFIEDGYTALEGKIPVNTSGGLKAKGHPVGATGVAQAVEIFFQLTGRAGKRQIKNAKIGLTQNMGGSGASSVVHIFKPY, via the coding sequence ATGAGAGAAGTCGCAATAATAGGTGCTGGATTAACTAAATTTGGAGAATTGTGGGATAAATCCATAAGAGATATTTTTGTTGAAGCAGCTCTTTCAGCAATAAAAGATGCTGGAGTAGATCATGTGGATTCAATTATAGTAGGAAACATGTCAGGCGGGCTGTTTGTTGAACAGGAACACATTGGAGCATTAATGGCTGATTATTTAGGACAAAATCCTGTTCCAGCTTATAGGGTTGAATCTGCTTGTGCTTCAGGAGGGGTTGCTTTGATGCAAGGCTTAAGAGAAATAGCATCCGGACTCTCAGACATCGTTCTTGTTGGTGGAGTCGAGAAAATGACAGATGCTGAAGATATCACATTTGCATTAGCTACAGCTGCAGATCAGGAATACGAAGTTTACCATGGAATCACCTTTCCAGGATTCTATGCTATGATTGCAAACGCCCATATGAAAAGATATGGAACCACAAGAAAACAGATGGCAATGGTTGCAGTAAAAAATCATAAAAATGGGTCATTGAACCCATATGCCCAATTTCAATCGGAAATAACTTTAGACACAGTTTTAAATTCAACTCTTGTAGCAGACCCGTTAAGGCTTATGGATTGTTCTCCTGTTACTGATGGAGCTGCTGCATTGGTACTCTGCTCTGGCGATATAGCAAGAAAACATAAAAATTCCTCCGTAAAGATAATTGGTTCTTCAATGACAACAGATACTTTAGCTCTCCATTTAAGAGAAGATGTCACATCTTTAAAATCAGTCAACTTATCAGCAAAGAAAGCATACAAAATGGCTGAAATTACTCCAGAAGAAGTTTCCGTTGCAGAGGTTCATGATTGCTTTACGATAGCTGAAATTGTGATAATGGAAGAACTTGGCTTTGTGGAGAAAGGGAAAGGAGGAAAGTTCATTGAAGATGGATACACAGCTCTCGAAGGAAAAATTCCTGTAAATACTTCTGGAGGATTAAAAGCAAAAGGCCATCCTGTTGGAGCAACTGGAGTTGCTCAGGCAGTTGAAATTTTCTTTCAGCTTACAGGAAGAGCGGGAAAAAGGCAGATAAAGAATGCAAAAATAGGACTAACGCAGAACATGGGCGGTTCAGGTGCAAGTTCAGTTGTTCACATATTTAAACCTTATTAA
- a CDS encoding Zn-ribbon domain-containing OB-fold protein — translation MSIPKYWREIPQRYRLEALKCKKCGKIFFPPRLICSNCKTQEFENIRLKEEGKIVTYTIIRVPPKQFNGQAPYPVAIVELDDGVRIMGQITDANPEEIEIGKKVRVVFRKIQEQGHAGIINYGYKFILK, via the coding sequence ATGAGCATACCAAAATACTGGAGAGAAATCCCTCAGAGGTATCGGCTGGAAGCTTTAAAATGTAAAAAATGTGGAAAAATCTTTTTTCCTCCCAGGCTCATATGCTCCAACTGCAAGACTCAGGAGTTTGAAAATATAAGATTAAAAGAGGAAGGAAAAATTGTGACCTATACAATAATAAGAGTTCCTCCAAAACAGTTCAATGGTCAAGCTCCTTATCCAGTGGCAATTGTTGAGCTTGATGATGGAGTAAGGATTATGGGTCAGATAACCGATGCCAATCCAGAAGAAATTGAGATCGGAAAAAAAGTCAGGGTAGTTTTCAGAAAAATTCAGGAACAGGGTCATGCTGGAATCATAAATTATGGTTATAAGTTTATTTTAAAATAA
- a CDS encoding carboxyl transferase domain-containing protein — MYKIETKINTKSPEFKENFEHMKSFVEEYKRRLEEVKKGGPPEAIEKHKSRGKLTARERLDLLFDPNTPFLEFSTLAAYGMYDNEAPSAGIITGVGVVHGREVLVVANDATVKGGTYYPETIKKHVRAQEIAMENRLPCIYLVDSGGINLPYQSGTFADKEYFGRIFYNQARMSAMGIPQISIVLGFCTAGGAYVPAMSDETVIVKEQGTIYIGGPPLVKAATGEEVTEEELGGADVHCRISGVSDHYALNDEHAIEITRNIVKNLGANKKTELEIDEPEEPAYDPEEIYGIIPKDLKKPFDMHEIIARIVDGSKFHEFKELYGPTLVCGFARIMGHPVGIVANNGVLFSESSQKGAHFVSMCSVRKIPLIFLQNITGFIVGKQYEHGGIAKDGAKMVHAVANANVPKFTLIIGGSYGAGNYAMAGRAYAPRLLWMWPNAKICVMGGEQAANTLLSVRMAALAKKGIGMSKEEQEKFKEPILKKYENESSAYFSTARIWDDGILDPLDTRNALALGISMSLNAPIPDHKFGVFRM, encoded by the coding sequence ATGTATAAAATAGAAACTAAAATAAACACAAAAAGTCCAGAGTTTAAAGAAAATTTTGAACACATGAAATCTTTTGTTGAAGAATACAAAAGGAGACTTGAAGAGGTAAAGAAAGGCGGTCCGCCTGAAGCAATAGAAAAACATAAATCCCGGGGAAAATTAACGGCAAGAGAAAGATTGGATTTACTTTTTGATCCAAACACGCCTTTTCTTGAATTTTCCACTTTAGCCGCCTACGGAATGTACGACAATGAAGCTCCATCTGCAGGGATCATAACAGGGGTTGGAGTTGTCCATGGAAGAGAAGTCTTAGTAGTAGCAAATGATGCCACTGTCAAAGGAGGAACATACTATCCTGAAACGATAAAAAAACATGTAAGGGCTCAAGAAATTGCAATGGAGAATAGACTTCCCTGTATTTACCTGGTTGATTCAGGCGGAATCAACCTTCCCTATCAATCTGGAACTTTTGCTGATAAAGAATATTTCGGGAGGATATTCTACAATCAGGCCCGAATGTCTGCCATGGGAATCCCTCAAATCTCCATAGTCCTTGGTTTCTGTACTGCAGGTGGCGCCTATGTTCCTGCCATGAGTGATGAAACAGTTATCGTGAAAGAGCAAGGTACTATATACATTGGTGGACCACCTCTTGTTAAAGCTGCAACCGGAGAAGAAGTAACAGAAGAAGAACTTGGAGGAGCAGATGTCCACTGTCGAATTTCAGGTGTATCGGATCATTATGCTCTAAACGATGAGCACGCAATTGAAATAACAAGAAACATAGTTAAGAACCTTGGTGCTAATAAAAAAACAGAGCTTGAAATAGATGAACCAGAAGAGCCTGCATATGACCCGGAAGAAATCTACGGAATCATCCCAAAAGATCTCAAGAAGCCGTTTGATATGCACGAAATAATAGCAAGAATTGTTGATGGAAGCAAGTTTCATGAATTCAAAGAGCTATACGGCCCAACCCTTGTATGCGGATTTGCAAGAATAATGGGACATCCTGTAGGAATAGTTGCTAACAATGGAGTTTTATTCTCTGAAAGCTCCCAAAAAGGAGCTCATTTTGTATCGATGTGTTCAGTCAGGAAAATACCTTTAATATTCCTCCAGAACATAACTGGCTTTATCGTGGGAAAACAATACGAACATGGAGGAATCGCCAAAGATGGAGCAAAGATGGTCCATGCAGTGGCTAATGCTAATGTTCCAAAATTTACTTTAATAATAGGAGGCTCTTATGGAGCTGGAAATTATGCAATGGCAGGAAGAGCATATGCTCCAAGGCTTTTATGGATGTGGCCCAATGCAAAGATATGTGTGATGGGAGGAGAACAGGCTGCTAACACTCTACTCAGTGTAAGGATGGCTGCCCTTGCAAAGAAAGGAATTGGGATGAGTAAGGAAGAACAGGAAAAGTTTAAAGAGCCTATCTTAAAAAAGTATGAAAATGAAAGCAGTGCCTATTTTTCAACCGCCAGAATCTGGGATGATGGAATACTTGACCCACTCGATACTCGAAATGCCCTTGCTTTAGGAATCTCAATGAGTTTGAATGCACCGATTCCAGACCATAAATTCGGCGTGTTCAGGATGTAA
- a CDS encoding enoyl-CoA hydratase/isomerase family protein produces MEKKNLETVKFIQENSLAKVILNRPEVHNAFNEVMIQELLDVFDYIKKMEEIRVVILTGQGKSFCSGADLNWMKKMKEFSYKENFNDALKLAELLYNIYSHPKPTIVKVNGAAIGGGTGLVSVCDIAVASEKSIFGLSEVKIGLIPAVISPYLIRRCGEGKIKEFFLTGERIDAFKAKEINLINYVVKEEQLEEFCNQKINQLLSSGPRAIEHTKKAFVDIPQLKWDEIKNYTAEVIAKLRISEEGQEGLSSYIEKRKPYWNKSNKS; encoded by the coding sequence GTGGAAAAGAAAAATCTGGAAACAGTAAAGTTCATTCAAGAAAATAGCCTTGCTAAAGTAATTTTAAATAGGCCCGAAGTTCATAATGCTTTCAATGAAGTAATGATCCAGGAGCTTCTTGATGTCTTTGATTACATAAAAAAAATGGAGGAGATAAGGGTGGTAATTCTTACTGGACAAGGTAAATCTTTTTGCTCTGGAGCAGATTTGAACTGGATGAAGAAAATGAAGGAATTTAGCTACAAAGAGAATTTTAACGATGCACTGAAACTTGCAGAACTTCTTTATAACATCTATTCTCATCCAAAGCCTACGATAGTAAAAGTAAATGGAGCTGCAATTGGAGGAGGCACCGGACTTGTTTCTGTCTGTGATATTGCAGTTGCTTCAGAAAAATCTATATTTGGCTTAAGTGAAGTTAAAATTGGGCTTATTCCAGCAGTTATATCTCCTTATTTAATCAGAAGATGCGGAGAAGGTAAAATAAAAGAATTCTTCCTTACAGGAGAAAGAATAGATGCATTTAAGGCAAAAGAAATAAATCTTATAAATTATGTGGTCAAAGAAGAGCAACTGGAAGAATTCTGCAATCAGAAAATTAATCAATTACTCTCAAGTGGACCAAGAGCCATTGAGCATACAAAAAAAGCATTTGTTGACATACCTCAATTGAAATGGGACGAAATTAAAAATTATACTGCTGAGGTGATAGCAAAGTTGAGAATAAGTGAAGAAGGTCAGGAAGGTCTCAGCTCATACATAGAAAAAAGGAAACCTTATTGGAACAAGTCAAATAAAAGTTAA
- the accC gene encoding acetyl-CoA carboxylase biotin carboxylase subunit encodes MGIIKKILIANRGEIAVRVIRACGELSIKSVAIFSEVDKSSLHVQMADEAILIGPPSPLESYLNIEKIIETAKKAGCNAIHPGYGFLAENYNFVKRCEEERIIFIGPNSKAMKLVGSKLESRNTMKKAGIPIIPGMNQTGKSMENFKKFAQKIGYPVLIKASGGGGGKGMKIVKREQELIPNIESAIRESKSAFGDESVYLEKYIEEPRHVEFQVLADNFGNAIHLYERECSIQRRYQKLIEETPSTALDDELRTKMGEIAIKVIKVSGYTNAGTVEFLLDKNKNFYFLEVNARIQVEHPVTELVTGIDLVKQQIMIANNEKISIKQEDISQKGHSIECRIYAEDPENNFTPSPGKILYLKEPAGPGIRVDSGIYSGYEVSPYYDPILSKLIVLGENRNSTIERMKNALSEYIVFGIKTTIPFLYDVIQHKDFIHGETYTNFIDKNMKEWGLLTKKKEYTDQALIAAAIISMNKFPKKKTISKESGFLSPWQMIGHWRIGEGYK; translated from the coding sequence ATGGGAATAATAAAAAAAATATTAATAGCTAACCGGGGGGAAATAGCAGTAAGAGTAATAAGAGCGTGCGGGGAACTTTCAATTAAAAGTGTTGCGATATTTTCTGAAGTTGATAAATCCTCCCTCCATGTTCAGATGGCAGATGAAGCAATATTGATCGGCCCACCCTCACCTTTAGAAAGCTATCTGAACATAGAAAAAATAATCGAAACTGCAAAAAAAGCTGGTTGCAATGCGATTCATCCTGGATACGGTTTTTTAGCAGAAAATTATAATTTCGTAAAAAGATGTGAGGAAGAAAGAATTATTTTTATCGGACCAAATTCTAAGGCTATGAAACTTGTTGGAAGCAAGCTGGAGTCAAGAAATACAATGAAAAAAGCTGGAATCCCTATTATCCCCGGGATGAACCAAACTGGTAAAAGTATGGAGAATTTTAAAAAATTTGCTCAAAAAATAGGGTACCCAGTGCTGATAAAAGCCTCAGGTGGAGGTGGTGGAAAGGGGATGAAAATTGTAAAAAGGGAACAAGAGCTCATACCAAACATAGAATCAGCTATCAGAGAATCTAAATCTGCCTTCGGCGATGAATCTGTTTATTTAGAAAAATACATTGAAGAGCCGAGACATGTAGAATTCCAGGTTTTAGCTGATAATTTCGGAAATGCAATTCATCTGTATGAAAGAGAATGTTCAATACAGAGAAGATATCAGAAACTAATAGAGGAAACTCCTTCTACCGCCCTTGACGATGAACTGAGAACGAAGATGGGTGAAATCGCAATAAAAGTAATAAAAGTATCAGGTTACACAAATGCTGGAACAGTTGAATTTCTTTTAGATAAAAATAAAAATTTTTATTTCTTGGAGGTAAACGCTCGAATCCAGGTTGAACATCCAGTGACTGAATTGGTCACAGGAATTGACCTGGTAAAACAGCAAATAATGATAGCTAATAATGAAAAAATTTCCATAAAACAGGAAGATATATCGCAGAAAGGGCATTCAATCGAGTGTAGAATTTATGCCGAAGACCCTGAAAATAATTTCACTCCATCTCCAGGAAAAATATTGTATCTTAAAGAACCAGCAGGTCCAGGGATAAGAGTTGATTCAGGAATCTATTCAGGCTATGAAGTTTCTCCTTACTATGATCCGATACTGTCTAAACTTATTGTCTTGGGTGAAAATAGAAATAGCACAATTGAAAGGATGAAAAATGCATTATCTGAATATATTGTATTTGGAATAAAAACCACAATTCCTTTTCTTTATGATGTAATCCAGCATAAAGATTTTATTCATGGGGAAACTTACACTAATTTTATCGATAAAAATATGAAAGAGTGGGGTCTTTTAACGAAAAAAAAAGAATACACCGATCAAGCACTTATTGCAGCGGCAATCATTTCAATGAATAAATTTCCTAAAAAGAAAACCATTTCTAAAGAATCTGGATTTTTATCACCTTGGCAGATGATTGGACATTGGCGCATAGGAGAAGGATATAAATAA
- a CDS encoding biotin/lipoyl-containing protein: protein MEYEFLFEEKDCKIKHLKRGNESVFQINDKSYSVQYDLISENFLLLKIENKIYKVYFAENEDIRYINVNGEFFILRQKEKGLKKLPKEEKLAEDQTICAPMPGNIVKINVKEGETVEKNQSLIILEAMKMENILVSPIKGKVERIYVSSSQLVNANQPLLEIKSFS, encoded by the coding sequence ATGGAGTATGAATTTCTCTTTGAAGAAAAAGATTGCAAAATAAAACATTTAAAAAGAGGAAATGAAAGTGTATTTCAGATTAATGATAAATCTTATAGTGTTCAATATGATTTAATTTCAGAAAATTTTTTACTCCTTAAAATTGAAAATAAAATTTACAAAGTATATTTTGCTGAAAATGAAGATATTAGATATATTAACGTCAATGGAGAATTTTTTATACTCAGACAGAAAGAAAAAGGGCTTAAAAAATTACCAAAAGAAGAAAAATTAGCAGAAGATCAAACAATATGCGCCCCAATGCCAGGAAATATAGTCAAGATTAATGTAAAAGAAGGTGAAACTGTTGAAAAAAATCAATCTTTAATTATCCTGGAAGCAATGAAAATGGAGAATATACTTGTATCTCCTATAAAAGGTAAAGTAGAAAGAATTTATGTATCTTCCAGTCAGCTTGTGAATGCAAACCAGCCCCTCCTTGAAATTAAATCTTTTTCCTGA
- a CDS encoding GGDEF domain-containing protein, giving the protein MKRRIGVAFLLMFIFISFILILLFYSLIKVFDFKIVILMIILNLLAMFTGYLYLIENVKNTVKEEKDSKVSDLYKKLREAEFQLEEIRKLSEFHSISDSLLPIYNRKFILQKLEEEMKRSKRYRIPLSIILAYIDNFKFINDTYGQKVGDGILKGVNEIIQYFCRETDIIGRFGGQTFLLILPQTDGENAVQMVERIRKKAQDTIFTINRNEIKITLSFGLTSLSELILNTDQFLLRANEALDISKKRDGNQVTFL; this is encoded by the coding sequence ATGAAAAGAAGGATTGGAGTAGCATTTTTGTTAATGTTTATATTTATTTCTTTCATTTTAATTTTATTATTCTATTCCCTTATAAAAGTATTCGATTTCAAAATTGTTATTTTAATGATAATTCTAAATCTCCTTGCAATGTTTACAGGATATTTATATTTGATAGAAAATGTAAAGAACACTGTAAAAGAAGAGAAAGATTCAAAGGTTTCTGATCTTTATAAAAAATTGAGAGAAGCTGAATTTCAGTTAGAAGAGATAAGAAAATTGTCTGAATTTCATTCAATAAGTGATTCATTACTACCTATCTATAACAGGAAATTTATTCTTCAAAAACTGGAAGAAGAGATGAAAAGATCGAAAAGATATAGAATACCGCTTTCAATAATTCTTGCCTACATAGATAATTTTAAATTTATAAATGATACTTACGGTCAAAAAGTTGGGGATGGAATACTTAAAGGTGTAAACGAGATAATTCAGTATTTCTGCAGAGAAACTGACATCATTGGAAGATTTGGTGGACAAACTTTTCTTTTAATATTGCCTCAAACAGATGGTGAGAATGCAGTTCAAATGGTGGAAAGAATAAGAAAAAAAGCCCAGGATACTATTTTTACTATAAATAGAAATGAGATTAAAATTACCTTGAGCTTTGGTCTAACATCTCTGTCTGAGTTAATTTTAAATACCGACCAATTTCTTCTGAGAGCTAATGAGGCATTAGACATTTCGAAAAAAAGAGACGGGAATCAGGTCACATTTTTATAA
- the mnmA gene encoding tRNA 2-thiouridine(34) synthase MnmA: MKRVLVAMSGGVDSSTAAAILKKEGYDVIGVSYRIGNFYNRDESKRRCCNALDVSDANLVANKLKISHYVLDFETEFKEYIIEKFVSDYLNGYTPNPCILCNQYIKFEFLLDKLSVFDADFLATGHYAQLKKERDHLFIYKGADTEKDQSYVLFPIKKKTLNKIIFPLGTLKKNEVREIARENGLSVYKKNESQEICFVDRNYKDFVKNYSRAEEKKGLIVHVNGKILGEHNGIFNFTIGQRKGLGISYGKPLYVVSLDEHKNTVIVGEGEDLLKDNIYVENINIFVEPEYFKRERLFEVKIRYKHQGEMAYVEMDSENKMKITFIKKVRAPTPGQAAVIYEGNKLIGGGWISKD; encoded by the coding sequence ATGAAAAGGGTTCTGGTTGCAATGAGCGGTGGCGTAGATAGTTCAACCGCCGCTGCCATATTGAAAAAGGAAGGATATGATGTAATTGGTGTTTCCTACAGGATAGGGAATTTTTATAACAGAGATGAAAGTAAAAGGAGATGTTGTAATGCTCTTGATGTCTCAGATGCGAATTTAGTAGCAAATAAGTTAAAAATATCTCACTATGTCCTCGATTTCGAGACTGAATTCAAAGAATATATAATCGAAAAGTTTGTCTCTGATTATCTAAATGGTTACACTCCGAATCCATGCATTCTCTGCAATCAATACATAAAATTTGAATTTTTGTTAGATAAGCTTTCTGTATTCGATGCGGATTTTTTAGCAACCGGGCATTATGCTCAATTAAAAAAAGAAAGAGACCATCTGTTTATTTATAAAGGAGCTGATACTGAAAAGGATCAATCATATGTTCTTTTCCCCATAAAAAAGAAGACATTGAATAAAATTATTTTTCCATTGGGAACCCTGAAAAAGAATGAAGTTAGAGAGATTGCAAGAGAAAATGGGTTGAGTGTTTATAAAAAGAATGAAAGCCAGGAAATTTGTTTTGTAGACCGCAATTACAAGGATTTTGTAAAAAACTATTCGAGAGCAGAAGAAAAAAAGGGATTGATTGTTCATGTAAATGGGAAGATTCTCGGAGAACACAATGGAATTTTTAATTTTACAATCGGACAGAGAAAGGGTCTTGGGATTTCATATGGAAAGCCTCTTTACGTTGTTTCTCTTGATGAACATAAAAATACAGTGATAGTAGGAGAAGGAGAAGATTTATTGAAGGACAATATTTATGTGGAAAACATAAACATTTTTGTAGAACCTGAGTATTTTAAGAGAGAAAGATTATTCGAAGTGAAGATAAGATATAAGCATCAAGGCGAAATGGCGTATGTTGAGATGGATTCCGAAAATAAGATGAAAATAACTTTTATCAAGAAAGTAAGAGCACCAACACCAGGTCAGGCAGCCGTTATTTACGAAGGGAACAAGTTAATCGGTGGTGGATGGATATCGAAGGATTGA
- a CDS encoding nitroreductase, which translates to MDIIEAIKERRSIRAFRNDPIDKKIIEKILELALKSPSFQNSQPWEVIVVSGKKKDGLSQILYKMAEREAPKNPDLPLPVSFPEDISKRVDEHNLRRYRLLGIGAEEVQKKRELRLRNYLFFEAPVIIFLVQDKSLPLWSIFDMGLFSQTLMLASLNFGIYSCPQASVVYYPDEIRKFLDIPENKRIVIGISLGYPDWDAIINQYRSFRVDLSEIVRWVD; encoded by the coding sequence ATGGATATTATAGAAGCTATCAAGGAACGAAGAAGCATAAGAGCCTTTAGAAATGACCCAATAGATAAAAAAATAATTGAAAAAATTCTTGAGCTGGCTTTAAAAAGTCCTTCGTTTCAAAATTCTCAGCCATGGGAAGTTATTGTAGTTTCAGGAAAAAAGAAGGATGGGTTATCCCAAATTTTGTATAAAATGGCGGAAAGAGAAGCTCCTAAAAATCCAGATCTCCCTCTCCCAGTTAGTTTTCCTGAAGATATTTCAAAAAGAGTTGATGAGCATAATTTGAGAAGATATAGATTATTGGGAATCGGAGCAGAAGAAGTTCAGAAAAAAAGGGAATTGAGATTAAGAAATTATTTATTTTTTGAAGCGCCAGTAATTATCTTTCTGGTTCAAGATAAGTCTTTGCCACTCTGGTCAATATTTGATATGGGATTATTCAGCCAGACTTTAATGTTAGCCTCTCTAAATTTTGGAATTTATTCATGTCCTCAGGCTTCTGTAGTTTACTACCCTGATGAGATAAGAAAATTTCTCGATATTCCTGAAAATAAAAGAATAGTAATTGGCATATCTCTTGGTTATCCGGACTGGGATGCCATAATAAATCAATATAGAAGTTTCAGGGTTGATCTCTCTGAGATTGTTAGGTGGGTTGATTAG
- the dtd gene encoding D-aminoacyl-tRNA deacylase, protein MKIVLQRVKEAKVEIKGNVAGKIGKGILVFVGVEKGDSLEEVEYLADKVANLRIFPDDVKRMNLSLLDISGEALVVSQFTITSIIGKGRRPGFERAEAPVKAKELIETFERKLEEKGVKVEKGIFGEMMDVYLINDGPVTFILERRRN, encoded by the coding sequence ATGAAAATAGTTCTTCAGCGTGTTAAAGAAGCAAAAGTAGAGATAAAAGGAAATGTTGCAGGAAAAATTGGAAAAGGAATTTTAGTGTTTGTAGGTGTTGAAAAAGGTGATTCCTTGGAGGAGGTGGAGTATTTAGCAGATAAAGTTGCAAATCTCAGAATATTTCCCGATGATGTGAAAAGAATGAATTTATCCCTTCTTGATATCTCAGGAGAAGCCCTTGTAGTCTCCCAGTTCACTATCACTTCTATTATCGGCAAAGGAAGAAGGCCTGGATTTGAAAGAGCTGAGGCTCCTGTTAAGGCAAAGGAACTGATTGAAACGTTTGAGAGAAAACTCGAAGAAAAAGGAGTTAAAGTCGAGAAAGGAATATTCGGAGAAATGATGGATGTGTATTTAATAAACGATGGACCTGTTACCTTTATTTTAGAAAGGAGGAGAAATTAA
- the murJ gene encoding murein biosynthesis integral membrane protein MurJ: MKSQGNGGSFHKTLIKSTFSISFFTLISRVFGYIRDMLQAYFLGTGFYGDAYTIAYRIPNLLRRIVGEGAMTASFIPVFAEAKKKEGKESWVFANTFFWNLLLIVALIVIIGIIFSPLIVKIMAYGFKQIPGKWGETIYLNRLMFPYILFISLSALAMGILNSYNIFSVPASTPVLFNLAIIGSVLLFLDKFKSPATAFAIGVVLGGIFQLLFQLPFLIKIGMRFRPKISFGDSYVRRTGKLMVPGIFGASAVQINIFINSQIASLLPQGAVSSLYYADRVMELTLGAFSIALATALLPLLSRQASENDINSMKNSLRFSIKLTSFITLPAAIGLIALSNEIISVLFQRGIFNVNSTEMTSFALIFHSLGLPFISGVKILAPGFYSLKDTATPVKISFISIGANIVLALVLMDPLKQGGIALAVSIASLINFLLLWVYLEKKIGKIEKNNLISVSMKSFLSSIIMGVFLLSVKRRVFSPDEPILNKVFELIILIISGIIIYSIFSYIFNRNELKSAMKFFRKKDKL; encoded by the coding sequence TTGAAAAGTCAAGGTAACGGTGGATCCTTTCATAAAACACTAATTAAATCAACGTTTTCTATTAGCTTTTTTACATTAATCAGCAGAGTTTTTGGATATATTAGAGACATGCTTCAAGCTTATTTTCTGGGAACTGGATTTTATGGAGATGCATATACCATTGCCTACAGAATTCCAAATCTTCTGAGAAGAATCGTAGGTGAAGGAGCAATGACTGCATCCTTCATTCCAGTTTTTGCGGAGGCTAAAAAGAAAGAAGGGAAGGAATCCTGGGTATTTGCTAATACTTTTTTCTGGAATCTTCTTTTGATTGTAGCATTAATAGTGATTATCGGAATAATATTTTCACCATTGATAGTGAAAATAATGGCATATGGATTCAAGCAGATTCCAGGAAAATGGGGAGAAACAATTTACCTGAACAGATTGATGTTTCCATATATCCTTTTCATATCCCTATCTGCCCTTGCTATGGGAATTCTTAATTCATATAATATATTTTCTGTCCCTGCTTCTACCCCTGTTCTTTTCAACTTGGCAATAATAGGAAGTGTTTTATTATTTTTAGATAAATTTAAAAGTCCTGCTACAGCATTTGCAATCGGGGTAGTGCTGGGAGGAATATTTCAACTTCTATTTCAACTTCCTTTTTTAATAAAGATAGGTATGAGATTCCGTCCGAAAATTTCTTTTGGAGATTCTTATGTAAGGAGAACCGGAAAGTTGATGGTTCCCGGAATTTTTGGGGCAAGTGCAGTTCAGATTAATATATTTATAAATTCACAGATAGCCTCATTGCTTCCTCAAGGAGCTGTGTCTTCTTTATATTATGCTGATAGAGTGATGGAATTAACTCTCGGAGCATTCTCCATAGCTTTAGCAACAGCATTGCTGCCTCTTCTTTCAAGGCAGGCTTCAGAAAATGATATTAATTCTATGAAAAATTCCCTTAGGTTCTCGATTAAATTGACAAGTTTTATCACACTTCCTGCTGCGATTGGACTCATAGCTCTAAGTAATGAGATTATAAGTGTGCTCTTTCAGAGGGGAATATTCAACGTCAATTCCACTGAAATGACTTCATTTGCGTTAATTTTTCATTCTTTGGGACTTCCCTTTATTTCAGGAGTGAAAATTCTTGCACCTGGGTTTTATTCACTGAAAGATACAGCAACTCCCGTAAAGATATCTTTTATCTCGATTGGGGCTAACATTGTTTTGGCTCTTGTTTTAATGGATCCTCTCAAACAGGGAGGGATTGCTCTTGCTGTTTCAATTGCAAGTCTTATAAATTTTCTTCTCCTCTGGGTATATCTTGAGAAGAAAATAGGAAAAATAGAAAAAAATAATTTAATTTCAGTCAGCATGAAGAGTTTTTTGAGCTCAATCATTATGGGAGTTTTTTTATTGAGTGTAAAAAGAAGAGTATTTAGCCCAGATGAGCCAATTCTCAATAAAGTTTTTGAGCTTATTATTTTGATTATATCTGGAATTATAATTTATTCAATTTTTTCTTACATCTTTAATCGAAATGAACTAAAATCAGCTATGAAATTCTTCAGAAAAAAAGATAAATTATGA